The window tgtacatgaagtgcagtgatgtacataattcaacatgtctggcttgaaatttcaaactgcgcagttcattcccgccttgattgtatgactatttctacaataaaaaccctttgaaaccaaccccgtatacctttatcaggaatagatactgtgtcttaccttctgctgcagccgttttgatttgtttcggaaaatttgaaggcatttttacgtttgaaatcggagaaagtgttcctgCGGTGTTCTCCGCatctcacacaccaaccgactggcgttcaaatcaaccgcggccgatcatgaccaaagacaatacatttgacgtaaCAGCATCCGGGCACCCCCTTGAACCAGGCCGGCTAGTAGTTATCTGCTCAACcgagacctttgttctgtcaatgatcaatatgacaggcattgttaAAATGTTGGAtttgctttagcatacatacttgtacatgtacatatgctgagctgtggaaatgcattaggcaggttccgtaagccaaaagacgatgtaaatgcattttatatcgacgatttttaaaaaaatcatttccccaattccttctacaaccaagtataaaatatggttcagtgtcgtgtaaatcaattgtttcgaaacctgcaatcattcgaaacagaatacaattgccaactttgatagcatgatatcagACTTGATTCGGTCGGGTCACTTAATGGGTTGTCCATTCaacactcctgtctcctgggtaaGACGAACTAAAAATGAGTGATCCAATCTtgccaggcttattataaaagcttcagccgtcattggattgccccacctggaaaaaattggcatgtgggtatgtgggtatgtggtatgtggtatggggttttagatactgccttaaccagcaacaggttgtgagagacaggggccgACGTCATGAAAGACATGGCGGGGCCCAAGTCATACAAGACAGAAGACTGTTTCGCCCCTCACatccattctgaaccatcagagttaattggtccgttggtgtaacggagtccatGTCGGTGGAGTGactccaaggcttgagggtcaagatgctcacACCAGCCGCCGGCTGTGAAAGACCGGAGACTTCTCGTTTACCACAGCCAACGAGTTCTGCTTTCGAGCGAGTGTCGAAGGTCTTGGTATCGTTAAAAGTCCGTTAGTGGATGTGATGTAGACATGGATGACAATGACCGATGGTGAGATATGCCATGGCAGGAAATGAATACTTTGATCAACTTTATTTTGCAGAAAACAGGAGCCCTTAATCACGAAATGCAGTGGTGTAGAAGGAGAAGGAGTCACCTCTTGTACTTCTACTTGTAATCCCTGGGTTGtctcattatttcattttgtagcATTTAATGTATATCTTTTGAAATAAATGACTTGTTTAATATGACTGTTCAATTCTGTCTGGTAATGAGTAGAAGGGTGGGAGAGGTGTCATGACACTATTGCTGACCATTTCATCATCTCATCACTTTAGTGAGTGGAAGGGAGGGAGAGGTGTCATGACACTAATTGCTGGCCATTTCGACATCTTATCCGGGATCTCATCACTTTCGTGAGGGAGCGAAGGTGTCATGACACTTAACCAAACGTTGAAGTCAACAAgagaaatttatattttttatgactTTGGGTATGAATTCACATGAGAAAGAATCTTGTTCAAAATCTGGTGATAATATCTCAGCTGATTTTCATTGACACTGCCATCAACTGAAAGTAAAcgaaaagttttaaaatagtTTAAAAATTCCATTACAACTAGCGCCAAAGCCAGCCACGTGCTATTTTCCCGACATTAAGttctcattagggactttttgtattcatgcgcggccaaccgcTAACTGTAGTACctaatcattgatttctcggtcctcacagtatgtcagtgttgattcagcagttgttttggcaaagatatGTTttgttggagtttctgaaacctagagcgctactcaataggcggctaacaagaaactacgcatttactgttgttgccgacgtatgtgtacactgaacttgggatgttgGTCCAGTgtcagttggtgcgtttttcgctgatttgtgcaacattcaacatatctcaaaagttcaatggttgaccctcggggttttttttgtttttgtgttgcgtaaccaactgtctttcattggataatggtcactgtaagaattattcagaaagaaatgtataatatttggggtttttcgtgattgtccggcccaattggcaatattgccatttgggatggtgaacagagctaagagcaaatgcgacgcttatgatttatttaaagaaataaaatgcccgatttaacatcctgcagaatcaggggaatcgggcgtttccagtgatatacgacacaaatgggttgtcctcatgcattcactttggaaacgcatttttaaaaaatatatgttatgtcctgttaatggggcacgtcatcatcgcgtacatttgggaaaaactccctaacgagaccaaaggctgggttcagacaaggccGGACACGagcatatgcatgtacagtttacaagaagcgacaaaCACAACTAACAAAGATGGCCGACCTGCAGAAAAATTGCAATTATTGTAAATAATTAATGTAATTATTAGAACTGATTTGCTCAAATTAGCATCGttctaaagtcttgaaattaacagacgtgcggTATATGTacgtaaacagtacaaatatatatattctgatgataaaaatactatattttggcagcattttccgcacgTCGGTAaaggtcggggtaggtcgggaattagtatgaCCCCGGCCCAGAGCAACTGTTGAAATGGTCCCTTAAGtataaaattatcattttgaCCATTATCGTAACCATATTTTCCATCATCGCGATAGCAGAAGGTTATCAGGTAAAGTCCTTTCGATTCAACTGTGAAGAAAAGTTGATTTCAAACTTATAGACAAAGTTACAGCGCGTAGCGTGCTGTTGCTGTTAGTTTTCACCATCGactgtcaaacatgtcaaatacaCTACGGGTCGGGAGTGTACACGCAATGACACATGCAATGCATGCTGCTTGTACAATCATGGACATGCATGTCTTGTATGATGTGTACAGTGTGGAAATGTATGTAGTGTAAGTAATACACAATACATCAcaacttcatcatgttcatcaacTCAACTTACAGTATAGTAAGTGTATCATTCATAGTATCAATTCCAATACCACTGCACTTGTAAGTTACTTTTTACTAGGAGAAACTAATGTACTaatcatgtattgtatgtacCTGACATGTTGTTTTCGATATGATTGATACTTCTTGATAGCTTATTCTCTGAAATCTCTCATCTCTTTCCCTCTAATGTGCTGGACCGTCCTGGCTTTGTGTTTTTCTGGAGTATTTCAAGGGTGGGTGGAGCACGTATATACGACCATATGGCATGCGGTTTTAAGCTTCCCTCGGCTCGGGAGAGAAGCTTCAAAAGGAGGAAAGACTATAAGTATTAGGACTTGGAATCTTTGAAGGGCTGTGGGAGAGAGGGGTAAAGGAATTTTGGTGAATGGCCGTATTTGATTGAGGAAGAGAGGATGGTTGGATGAATCTCACTCTGCATCATTCTCTTTGGTTGACCAAAGTGTGATCAACGGCAATGTCATTATGTTCTTGATTTGGAACATTGCTGAGAGTTAGAGGCCGCTGTTTCATCTCTTCCTGCCAATTCTGCCTCTATCATTTTCGGTCATGGGGTACCATAGTCTTTCGAATCCTGGCCGAAACTGTCAGGTTGAATGCCTAGTTTTGGCCTGTCGAAATAGTTACATGAAATCATATCAAGCTTTCTGTAATCAGCTACATTAGTTCTGTTCTTGGATGAACCATTTGCAGCAGCTTGCCTTTTATTAAAGCATACTCATTCATGTAGTCATGCATTGATTGGATAcatgaatgacaatgatgaatAATGGGGGAATTATTCATACAATTCATATGAATGTGACCGACGAAGAAACGTCTTGTGTTTAGCCACGTGTTGTTTATGTTCCCATCTGTTGCAGAATGGTGAGCCTGAGGGATGAAAAAGGCAAAACATTTCAGACTCTCACTCTGCTAACCCTGAAATctttcttgtgttgtttcagacGATGTTCTAATTCCATTCTCCAAACAATCTAGACCACACTGCCAAAGAAGGATGTCGTTCAGCTCACTTTTTAAGAAGGCCTCGACATTCCTGGGCTTATCCAGTCCGGAGTCTGGCAAGTCACCACCGCTTGATGGAGAGATTATCTATTGTAAGAACAATGTGTGTGTTCATCCACCGGTCCCTCTAAGGAAAGAGTCACAGCATCACCCGGGCTACATGACCATCAGAACACAGAATGACGAGGTAAGATAAGCCTTGCAAGAACTGCAAAGAAACCTTCTGTTGAAATTTGTTCCAGATACCCCATATTTCAGGCTAGATTTTACTCGACTGCGTATTGAAATGCAGTAAGTGCATGACACTTGACGAAGAATCTCCTGATTGGATAATCTATACAGgcaatgaaggtacatgtaatgtgtaGTTTATCATCCCACAATGTGGTTTTTTCTCTTGTCCTTCTGTGGATCCAGTAAAACAGTcagacaacatacatgtaatgtattaacTGAACTAGTGATCTAAATTGCTGCCAACTCTAAACCAACAACCCAGACATTAACTATATGCCATGGTGTTCACTTGTCTGTCGAATCATATTGCATTTAGACCATCCTCCCTGTTATTTTGCCTCCAGTTATGTCATTACTGGCATGTGGATTCTGTTGAGTAAACACAGTTGGCTAAAAATGTCAGTAAATGGAAAAACTGCTGTCCTCATAGTCGTAACAGTAGTGAGCTGAATAATAGCAGCTGTTGTAAATAGAGGTGTATTGATAAGATAATTATGTAAGTTCACTATGAATGAAACATGTGTACTTGTGTCAGACAGGCCAGGCTTTCCTGTGTAGCCATGCACACATTGGGGGGGGGACGAAGTTAACAAATCAGATGTAGAAAAAGTGTAATCTTTCAAGACAGCAGTGCCATTTTTATTCCTTGGTTGTATCTGCTTGTTGCGTGTTCGTCACTCTCCATTGTCCATGTATACATGTCCCTACTCTAGCCACTGTACTTGCCTCATCATATTGATCAGCCAATACCTCTGTTGACAGTAGAGGAAGTAAGCATGTAATTATCCTAATGGACTGGTGGATGGTAACCCACACATGGGATTACACACACAATGGGGATAAGTCTCGGATTGATGTGGGAATGATACAGAAATTATTTTACACGATCTATTTATACGATACATGGAACTAACTACCTGGCTTGTCAACCCCGGCAGCACTGCTTTGTTTCAATCAATAAAACTCGGAAGTTGTTAGTGAATATTTGAATCAATCACTGAAGTGCTGCTGGGGTTTGAAGTATGTGTAAGTTGTGTTACAAATGTTATGAATGACTTCCAAAATATTCTAGGTGTGTTTGTGGGAGCATCATACAAATCATAGCTTGGCAGGAAGATACACTGCATGTATACTTCATGTCATGATACGCGAAAGGTTATAAAGACagagtatctacatgtataggagATGCATACTACCAGGCCAGCACCGATCTCTTACTCCAATTTCCTGAGTAGATGGTGCTTCTGAATCTGATATGCATCTCAAAGTATACAGCAGAAGTCCTCAGATGTTTGTATTTCATCCTAAAAGGTGAATAATACATAGTGCCGGCTCAGTAACGACAATGTGTGGTGGGGAGTGTGGCCTGTGGCTCTGCCCCATGCCACTCCTCGCAGAGGGAGAAGAATGGTTTTGGAGGTGCAGTGAAAAACATAAAAGCAGCCACCTTAACCACTTCAACAGCAAAATTGAGTGGAAGTTATCATAGTTGAAAGGATCAGGTGCATTTCACCCTTTATAAGTTATGATTATTTGTTCTACTTATATTCAAGGTACTTGGCTCCACTCTGATACTCAACTGGATTCCCAATAATACTTTAAAGAAGAACCCTAACATCAGCCTCGAGAACAGCCCCAGTGGATCATTGGCAAGTTCTCGCACGGTCAGTCCTCGACGGAGTCCGCGGCAAACTCCACGGGAGGAGTTCACCCACGAGGAGATCTCTTGTTCTGTGGATGTTACGCCCGATGATTCAGCCGGGGAACAAGACGATGAGGTACTCAAACACACACTCAAGTACAAGGATTGTATCAGTGCAACATCTAGTGAGAATTCTCTTGAGACGGAGCCAAGTCCTGATAGTTTGAGTGGTAATGATGAGGTGATGAGGAAAGTCAGTAGTAGTTTGAAGTCGCAGAGTGATTCTGGTATTGGTCAGGATGAGATAAGTCTGCATCTGGAGGGGAAACTAAACACTGGGGGTGATGTGAAGGATCAAGGGGTGCCAGAATCGGAAGATTCTGTGCGGGATACGAGTCTGTCTTCAGATAGTGAGATTGCGCCTACTGATGCCATGTTGAGTCACTTAGTCAAGAAAAATAAGCAGATTGAAGCTGTGAAGGAGAAGGAGCGGACGAGTTCCAGTCGGTCTGTAACCAGCATCGAAATGGAGGGTGATAACCTTGTGATTGTGACCGAAGAAATGGACGATGATGCATTTGTTGATGACGGGTCAAAACACAGTGATCCTAAGAGTGACCCACCGTCAGAACAGGCTAGTATGAGCTCAGAGTCTTCACACACGAGCCCTTGTGGGACTGTGGAACACTATCAGCACAAGCTGAAGGAGTTGCAGAATGGCATGACTCATCTTGGCACTGGCGATACCGAGACGAAGACCAGTAGCACCTCAGATAGTGACACTTATACTTCCAACTCTGCCTCACTGCCACAATCATTGCCTAACAAAAACGGAGGCAACCGATCAAATCTTACGTTAAACCTCGACAATTCCACTGAAAAACTTTCTAGTCTTACCCCTGATATCCAAGTGACAAACATTCCTGATTCTCCAACAGATTCCACTGGCTCTACGTCAGGACCAGATTCTGATCCACCGTCGCCTTTCACGCCCGAAGGCTCCGATTCTCCTAAATCATTCTCATTTAGCACAGAGATTGAATCACCTGGACTTACGTATAATAATCAGTTCCCGGAGAATTCAGTGAGTTATCTCGGCAACAGGAGCCCGCTGGATGCGAAGCAGAGCCCAAGGGAACAGATATGTGGTGTATTTACTGTGGATCTAGGTGAGTCCTTCATTGTCATTGGGAACTGGCAGTCTGTTGCCCAAGTCACAATGACACATTATCATTGCAGATCTTGATGTGATAAGAAAACCTTTTTAAGAAGAGCATTCCTTTGCTGCTTTCAGGACTTGGCTGATTACACTAACAGTACTCTTTATATGATTGCATCGTTGGCAAAAGTTATTAGTCCTCTTTGGTTGGATTTCCTTTTCAAATGTTGAGGTTTTTTCTTGATGGGACATAATACAAAGTTCTGTAACATGCTATGAGACATACATGTTCACTTACTTGATTCAACGTTTCAGGCCAGATGCGTTCGCTACGATTGTTCTACAGCGATGAAAAGTTCTCATGCGGCCAAATGGTGATTGCTAGTCGGGAAAGCCAGTACAAAATCTTACACTTTCACCACGGAGGACTCGATAAGTTGGCCTCGATTTTCCAAGATTGGAAGTTCTTTGCTCAGCCACAGCGAAAGGTTTGTAAAAAGAACAGAAAAAAAGGCCAAGGATTATAGTTTTTTTTGGATAGAGAAACAGATATCTGTTTCAAGCAATGGGATAGTTCTTTTCTGCGTTCTCTTACTCAGAAAGTCACTCCATCTCGTTGAAAGAAATGGTGTTAATTAAAAGTTATctgtttttgttcttttgagatttttttaaacttgcgataacattttgttttttcagaagaACACCAATCACTTGTGCAAGCAGTTCTCTGTGATCCGACCGTGGATTCAGAAGGACCAGTACCACCCAGAGGAGGGAATGTACGAGTTGGTCTCCGATCAAATATGGCGGCAACACATGAACGAGCTGGGCGAGATCGATGAAGATTTATCGCTTAGAAAGGTAGAAATTAGGTTGAAATATCCTTGTGTGCTTGGCCGGAGATGCTCATGCAGTTTTCTGGACTGTTCGCTCTTATAGACAGATATCATTTGTAAACATGTACTTCCATTGCCCTGGAGAAGTATGAACGTTCTTTCTaatgttatcaaaaaatgttttcatttgtgAGTTGAAACAAGCTGTATTCACATGCAAGTCTAGACATGCAGAGACATGTCTGAAGTACTTCTGTATGGAGGTAAGGAACGTGTCCCACAGACCTGGAGCTTTTCCTATTAGAAAAAGGGTCTGTCTTATATTCGTAGCATCTTCTTGATTCTGTTTTCAGGCAATCTTCTTTGGGGGCTTGGACCCTGTGATGCGAGCTGAGGTTTGGCCATTCCTTCTCAAATACTACCCCTTCGACTCAACGCATGAGGCCCGGGAAGCGATCCGGAATGACAAGTACATCCAGTACCAGAACATTAGGAAGGAACGGGAGGCTCTCGAGGGTGAAGAGAAGGAACAGTTTTGGAAGTCAATTCAGTGCATTGTTGAGAAAGATGTTGTGAGGACAGACAGAAGCCATCCATACTTCAAGGGGGAGGGCAACCCAAACATAGAGATTCTCAAGTAAGTTGTGGCTGTGGTCTGAGTTTCCacttttttcaataatttgatgatgatgatgatataatgTCTATTAGAGTGTACTGTCTGCAAATCTATCAATGGGATCTTGACTCCTTGGTGGGAGCTCAATATCAGATGGAGTAGCCTAAAGTGATGACAGGGACAAAATAACCTGAACTCTTTGTCCATTTCAGAAACATTCTCCTCAACTTTGCATATGCCAACCCCCATCTGGGCTATACACAGGGCATGTCTGACCTTCTTGCTCCCGTCTTGTATGAGATCCGCCACGAAGCAGACGCTTACTGGTGCTTCACCGGCCTCATGCAGAAGACGATATTTGTGACGTCGCCGAAGGACAGTGATATGGATAAACAGCTGGTATGTGGAACGTTGGGTTGGAACACTGGGTCATAGTGCAAAGTTTCACGAAAGTTGGCCCAACTGAAATTAGTAGAGATCTGTGTTTTCAGATCTGATGACAAAGTGGCATTCTAACAGATTCGAACATATCCAGGATTGAGGCTGTGTTTGCACTGCATTCATGGGCCCTGGAGCTAAGCAAGACCGGAACTTCTCTCATAGTATTCTCAGGACAAAGACCATCTTGCCAGCAAAGCCCTTACTGGGAGTCCTCTCTGATACAACGCACGTTTCTTGGCACAAGGGGGATATCTGCTTGGCAAATTCAAAGTTGGAAATACACCTCTGTTGGTAACCCTTGTATTGTAGACGAGTTGAGCAAAGCACCGAAATGTAGTTTTGCTGTAATTTCAGGGCTACCTACGAGAACTGATGCGCTTGATGGTGCCAAAGTTCTATGCACATCTAGTCAAACTTGGTGATGCCATGGATCTGCTTTTCTCGCACAGGTACCGATTCATATTTCTCAACTAGTGTTATTGCACCAGTACAGATTCCATGAGAGAAACTTTAGTGGGCTCAAAAATCTATGCTCAATGCTTCTGTAAATATTCAGAGAATAAAATCGGTACTTGAGTTGGATTCATTTGTCTGTGCAATGAATATCACGATAGTCTGCAACAACATGGCATCAAATTTTACAAAGTGGAACCAATTTTTCCTTTGAATTCACAA is drawn from Lineus longissimus chromosome 1, tnLinLong1.2, whole genome shotgun sequence and contains these coding sequences:
- the LOC135483852 gene encoding TBC1 domain family member 16-like encodes the protein MSFSSLFKKASTFLGLSSPESGKSPPLDGEIIYCKNNVCVHPPVPLRKESQHHPGYMTIRTQNDEVLGSTLILNWIPNNTLKKNPNISLENSPSGSLASSRTVSPRRSPRQTPREEFTHEEISCSVDVTPDDSAGEQDDEVLKHTLKYKDCISATSSENSLETEPSPDSLSGNDEVMRKVSSSLKSQSDSGIGQDEISLHLEGKLNTGGDVKDQGVPESEDSVRDTSLSSDSEIAPTDAMLSHLVKKNKQIEAVKEKERTSSSRSVTSIEMEGDNLVIVTEEMDDDAFVDDGSKHSDPKSDPPSEQASMSSESSHTSPCGTVEHYQHKLKELQNGMTHLGTGDTETKTSSTSDSDTYTSNSASLPQSLPNKNGGNRSNLTLNLDNSTEKLSSLTPDIQVTNIPDSPTDSTGSTSGPDSDPPSPFTPEGSDSPKSFSFSTEIESPGLTYNNQFPENSVSYLGNRSPLDAKQSPREQICGVFTVDLGQMRSLRLFYSDEKFSCGQMVIASRESQYKILHFHHGGLDKLASIFQDWKFFAQPQRKKNTNHLCKQFSVIRPWIQKDQYHPEEGMYELVSDQIWRQHMNELGEIDEDLSLRKAIFFGGLDPVMRAEVWPFLLKYYPFDSTHEAREAIRNDKYIQYQNIRKEREALEGEEKEQFWKSIQCIVEKDVVRTDRSHPYFKGEGNPNIEILKNILLNFAYANPHLGYTQGMSDLLAPVLYEIRHEADAYWCFTGLMQKTIFVTSPKDSDMDKQLGYLRELMRLMVPKFYAHLVKLGDAMDLLFSHRWILLCFKREFPEDDALKMWEACWAHYQTDYFHLFICVAILAVYGDDVVQQDLASDEMLLHFSSLSMHMSGDAVLRKARGLLHKFRSRRSIPCSLHGLCLLCGPGMWDSGHVPAVECTGHPDDEICTYNGQTPTPTPS